The Neisseria sicca genome includes a window with the following:
- a CDS encoding NAD(P)H-dependent glycerol-3-phosphate dehydrogenase: MKITVIGAGSWGTALALHFASHGNEVALWTRNPEQVRTLQAERENKHGLPGFPFPESLTVYADLGDALKDSELVLVVTSVAGLRSSAELLKQHNADHVPVLAACKGFEQDTGLLTFQVLKEVLPENKKIGVLSGPSFAQELAKQLPCAVVVASENQEWIEELVPQLNTNVMRLYGSTDVIGVAVGGAVKNVMAIATGLSDGLEYGLNARAALVTRGLAEITRLAMAMGAQPKTMMGLAGIGDLILTCTGALSRNRRVGLGLAEGKELHQVLVEIGHVSEGVSTIEEVFNTAVKYQIDMPITQTLLQLIRKEMTPQQVAERLMERSARFE, from the coding sequence ATGAAAATTACCGTCATCGGCGCAGGTTCTTGGGGTACAGCCCTTGCCCTGCACTTTGCCAGCCACGGCAACGAAGTCGCCCTTTGGACACGCAATCCCGAACAAGTCCGTACATTGCAGGCAGAACGTGAAAACAAACACGGCCTGCCCGGTTTCCCTTTCCCTGAATCCTTAACCGTTTACGCTGATTTGGGTGATGCACTCAAAGACAGCGAACTCGTCCTTGTCGTAACTTCTGTCGCGGGTTTGAGAAGCAGCGCAGAACTCCTCAAACAACACAATGCCGACCACGTTCCCGTCCTTGCTGCCTGCAAAGGCTTTGAACAAGATACAGGGCTGTTGACCTTCCAAGTATTGAAAGAAGTATTGCCTGAGAACAAAAAAATCGGCGTGCTGTCTGGTCCGAGCTTTGCCCAAGAACTCGCCAAACAACTGCCTTGCGCTGTGGTTGTCGCCTCAGAAAATCAGGAATGGATTGAGGAATTGGTGCCGCAACTCAACACCAACGTAATGCGTCTCTACGGTAGTACGGACGTGATCGGCGTGGCTGTCGGCGGGGCTGTCAAAAATGTGATGGCAATTGCTACCGGCCTTTCCGACGGTCTCGAATACGGACTCAATGCGCGTGCGGCGCTGGTGACGCGCGGTCTCGCCGAGATTACCCGTCTTGCCATGGCTATGGGCGCGCAGCCTAAGACCATGATGGGGCTTGCCGGCATCGGCGACCTTATCCTGACCTGTACCGGCGCGCTTTCGCGAAACCGCCGTGTCGGTTTGGGTTTGGCAGAAGGAAAAGAACTGCATCAAGTGTTGGTGGAAATCGGCCATGTTTCCGAAGGTGTCAGCACCATCGAAGAAGTGTTTAACACCGCTGTGAAATACCAAATCGACATGCCCATTACCCAAACCCTGTTGCAACTCATCCGCAAGGAAATGACCCCGCAACAAGTTGCAGAAAGACTCATGGAGCGCAGCGCGCGCTTTGAGTAA
- the rpmB gene encoding 50S ribosomal protein L28, with product MARVCKVTGKRPMSGNNVSHANNKTKRRFLPNLQSRRFWVESENRWVRLRVSNAALRTIDKVGIDVVLADLRARGEA from the coding sequence ATGGCACGAGTTTGCAAAGTGACCGGTAAGCGCCCGATGTCTGGCAACAACGTATCACACGCCAACAACAAAACCAAACGTCGTTTTTTGCCTAACTTGCAATCACGTCGTTTTTGGGTTGAAAGTGAAAACCGCTGGGTTCGCCTGCGCGTTTCTAACGCTGCATTGCGTACCATCGACAAAGTAGGCATTGATGTCGTATTGGCTGATTTGCGTGCTCGCGGCGAAGCTTAA
- a CDS encoding DUF441 domain-containing protein, translating to MNFNFVPMFLVTLIFLGVVSNNNSITISAAILLLMQQTALSQYIPFMEKHGLHFGIILLTIGVLSPLVSGKVQIPPLSEFVNFKMIAAVLIGILVAWLAGRGVPLMSEQPVLVTGLLIGTVIGVAFMGGIPVGPLIAAGLLSFIAGKV from the coding sequence ATGAATTTCAACTTCGTCCCGATGTTTCTGGTGACGCTGATTTTTCTCGGTGTCGTCAGTAACAACAACTCGATTACGATTTCAGCAGCAATTTTGCTGTTAATGCAGCAGACTGCTTTGTCGCAATATATTCCTTTCATGGAAAAACACGGCTTGCATTTTGGGATTATTTTGCTGACAATCGGGGTCTTAAGCCCGCTGGTTTCAGGCAAGGTTCAAATTCCGCCGCTGTCAGAGTTTGTCAATTTTAAAATGATTGCCGCTGTATTAATCGGTATCCTTGTTGCCTGGCTGGCAGGACGCGGTGTACCGCTGATGAGCGAACAGCCCGTGTTGGTAACAGGTCTTTTGATCGGTACGGTTATCGGTGTGGCGTTTATGGGCGGCATTCCGGTCGGTCCGCTGATTGCCGCAGGATTATTATCATTTATAGCAGGAAAAGTTTAA
- a CDS encoding acetate kinase, producing the protein MSDQLILVLNCGSSSLKGAVIDRKSGSVVLSCLGERLGTPEAVITFNKDGNKRQAPLTGRNCHAGAVGMLLNELEKHGLHDRIKAIGHRIAHGGEKYHESVLIDQDVLDELKACIPLAPLHNPANISGILAAQEHFPGLPNVGVMDTSFHQTMPERAYTYAVPRELRKKHAFRRYGFHGTSMRYVAPEAARILGKPLEDLRMIVAHLGNGASITAIRNGKSVDTSMGFTPIEGLVMGTRCGDIDPGVYSYLTAHAGMNIEQVDEMLNKKSGLLGISELSNDCRTLEIAADEGHEGARLALEVMTYRLAKYIASMSVACGGIDALVFTGGIGENSRNIRAKTVAYLDYLGLHIDTKANMEKRYGNSGIISPTGSNPAVLVVPTNEELMIALDTAELAGFLQEAG; encoded by the coding sequence ATGTCCGACCAACTCATCCTCGTCCTGAACTGCGGCAGCTCCTCGCTCAAAGGCGCCGTTATCGACCGCAAAAGCGGCAGCGTCGTCCTAAGCTGTCTCGGCGAACGTTTGGGTACGCCCGAAGCCGTCATCACCTTCAACAAAGACGGCAACAAACGCCAAGCTCCCCTGACCGGCCGTAACTGCCACGCCGGTGCGGTGGGTATGCTGTTGAACGAACTGGAAAAACACGGTCTGCACGACCGCATCAAAGCCATCGGCCACCGCATCGCCCACGGCGGCGAAAAATATCACGAGTCCGTCCTCATCGACCAAGACGTCCTCGACGAACTGAAAGCCTGCATCCCGCTCGCCCCGCTGCACAACCCCGCCAACATCAGCGGCATCCTCGCCGCGCAGGAACACTTCCCCGGCCTGCCCAACGTCGGCGTGATGGACACCTCGTTCCACCAAACCATGCCCGAACGCGCCTACACCTACGCCGTGCCGCGCGAATTGCGCAAAAAACACGCCTTCCGCCGCTACGGCTTCCACGGCACCAGCATGCGCTACGTCGCCCCCGAAGCCGCGCGGATTCTAGGCAAACCGCTGGAAGACCTGCGCATGATCGTCGCCCACCTCGGCAACGGCGCGTCCATCACCGCCATCCGAAACGGCAAATCCGTCGATACCAGCATGGGCTTCACACCTATCGAAGGTCTCGTCATGGGCACCCGCTGCGGCGACATCGACCCCGGCGTGTACAGCTACCTGACCGCCCACGCCGGCATGAACATCGAGCAAGTCGATGAAATGCTGAACAAAAAATCAGGATTGCTCGGCATCTCCGAACTCTCCAACGACTGCCGCACCCTCGAAATCGCCGCCGACGAAGGCCACGAAGGCGCACGTCTCGCCCTCGAAGTCATGACCTACCGCCTCGCCAAATACATCGCCTCCATGTCGGTCGCCTGCGGCGGCATAGATGCCCTCGTCTTCACCGGCGGCATCGGCGAAAACTCCCGCAACATTCGCGCCAAAACCGTCGCCTACCTCGACTATTTGGGTCTGCACATCGACACCAAAGCCAATATGGAAAAACGCTACGGCAACTCAGGCATCATCAGCCCGACAGGTTCCAATCCCGCCGTTTTGGTCGTACCGACTAACGAAGAACTGATGATCGCACTCGACACCGCCGAACTGGCAGGCTTTTTGCAAGAAGCAGGCTGA
- the rpmG gene encoding 50S ribosomal protein L33, whose protein sequence is MRDKIKLESSAGTGHFYTTTKNKRTMPGKLEIKKFDPVARKHVIYKETKLK, encoded by the coding sequence ATGCGCGATAAAATCAAACTAGAATCCAGTGCTGGTACTGGTCATTTCTACACCACTACCAAAAACAAACGCACTATGCCCGGCAAATTGGAAATCAAAAAATTTGATCCGGTTGCCCGTAAACATGTTATTTACAAAGAAACCAAATTGAAATAA
- the rplU gene encoding 50S ribosomal protein L21 produces MYAVVKTGGKQYKVAVGEKLKVEQIPAELDSQIELTEVLMIADGESVKVGAPFIEGAKVTAKVVAHGRGEKVRIFKMRRRKHYQKRQGHRQNFTQIEIVAIA; encoded by the coding sequence ATGTACGCGGTCGTAAAAACCGGCGGCAAACAATATAAAGTTGCCGTTGGCGAAAAATTGAAAGTAGAACAGATACCAGCCGAACTCGACAGCCAAATCGAACTGACCGAAGTTTTGATGATTGCTGACGGCGAATCTGTAAAAGTTGGCGCTCCTTTTATCGAAGGCGCAAAAGTAACAGCTAAAGTAGTAGCCCATGGTCGCGGCGAGAAAGTACGCATTTTCAAAATGCGCCGCCGTAAACACTACCAAAAACGCCAAGGCCATCGCCAAAATTTCACCCAAATCGAAATCGTGGCAATCGCCTAA
- a CDS encoding polyprenyl synthetase family protein, producing the protein MLENLPYFQRHLPEDLSRVNEVINQAVQSDVALISQIGTYIISAGGKRLRPIMTILAGKAVGYDGDKLYALAAMVEFIHTSTLLHDDVVDESDLRRGRETANNLFGNAAAVLVGDFLYTRAFQLMVDSGSMRILEVMADATNIIAEGEVMQLMNIGNTDITEAQYVQVIQYKTAKLFEAAAQVGAILGNASPEHEQALKDYGMYVGTAFQIIDDVLDYSGETEEIGKNVGDDLAEGKPTLPLIYLMRNGAKQVADDVRHALENADRSSFQKIHDYVVHSDALTYSISEARKAVEQAVASLAVLPDSEVKQAMVQLAEESLARVS; encoded by the coding sequence ATGCTCGAAAACCTGCCTTATTTCCAACGCCATCTGCCTGAAGACCTTTCGCGGGTCAATGAAGTAATCAACCAAGCGGTTCAGTCTGATGTCGCGCTGATTTCGCAAATCGGTACTTATATTATCAGTGCCGGCGGTAAGCGTCTGCGCCCGATTATGACAATTTTGGCAGGCAAGGCGGTCGGCTATGACGGAGATAAGCTTTATGCTTTGGCGGCGATGGTGGAGTTTATCCACACTTCGACTCTGCTGCACGACGATGTGGTCGATGAAAGCGATTTGCGCCGCGGACGTGAAACGGCGAATAATCTGTTCGGCAACGCGGCGGCGGTGTTGGTCGGCGACTTTTTATATACGCGCGCTTTCCAGTTGATGGTTGATTCCGGCAGTATGCGCATTTTGGAAGTCATGGCGGATGCAACCAATATTATTGCCGAAGGCGAGGTCATGCAGCTGATGAACATCGGCAATACCGACATCACCGAAGCGCAATATGTTCAAGTGATTCAATATAAAACAGCCAAATTGTTTGAAGCGGCAGCACAGGTCGGCGCGATTTTGGGTAATGCCTCTCCTGAGCATGAGCAGGCGCTGAAAGATTACGGCATGTATGTCGGTACGGCGTTCCAAATTATTGATGATGTTTTGGATTATTCGGGTGAAACTGAAGAAATCGGTAAAAACGTCGGCGATGATTTGGCAGAAGGCAAACCGACTTTGCCGCTGATTTATCTGATGCGCAACGGGGCGAAACAAGTGGCGGACGATGTGCGCCACGCTTTGGAAAATGCGGACCGCAGCAGTTTCCAAAAAATCCATGATTATGTCGTCCATTCCGATGCGCTGACTTATTCGATTTCCGAAGCACGTAAAGCAGTTGAGCAAGCAGTGGCTTCTTTGGCTGTGCTACCTGACAGCGAAGTCAAGCAGGCGATGGTTCAGTTGGCTGAGGAATCATTGGCACGGGTTTCTTAA
- the thiC gene encoding phosphomethylpyrimidine synthase ThiC, with protein MTTPKKTAKTSGNEARELADLSEDIGIRFKYPNSERVYLQGSRDDIRVPLREIRQDDTYTAQGTEANPPIPVYDTSGVYGDPAAHIDLKQGLPHVRTAWLDERGDTEILPTLSSEYGIERAHDPQTAHLRFNQITRPRRAKSGSNVTQLHYARRGIITPEMEFAAIRERMKLDELFRRPEYAKLLKQHAGQSFGANIPTHPDQITPEFVRQEIAAGRAIIPANINHPELEPMIIGRNFRVKINGNLGNSAVTSSLTEEVEKMVWSLRWGADTIMDLSTGAHIHETREWIIRNAPVPIGTVPIYQALEKTGGIAEDLTWDLFRDTLIEQAEQGVDYFTIHAGVLLRYVPMTANRLTGIVSRGGSIMAKWCLAHHRENFLYTHFDEICEIMKAYDVSFSLGDGLRPGCIADANDESQFAELHTLGELTAKAWEHDVQVMIEGPGHVPLQRVKENMTEELQHCFEAPFYTLGPLVTDIAPGYDHITSGIGATNIGWYGTAMLCYVTPKEHLGLPDKEDVRTGIITYKLAAHAADLAKGWPGAQLRDNALSKARFEFRWRDQFRLSLDPERAESFHDETLPAEGAKIAHFCSMCGPKFCSMKITQEVRDYADKQKAQRQGMEEKAVEFVKKGAEIYS; from the coding sequence ATGACTACGCCAAAGAAAACCGCCAAAACCTCCGGCAACGAAGCGCGCGAGCTTGCCGACTTGAGCGAAGACATCGGCATCCGCTTCAAATATCCGAACTCGGAGCGCGTGTATCTGCAAGGCAGCCGCGACGACATCCGCGTGCCTTTGCGTGAAATCCGTCAGGACGACACATACACGGCGCAAGGCACGGAAGCCAACCCGCCGATTCCCGTCTATGACACCAGCGGCGTGTACGGCGATCCGGCGGCGCACATCGACCTGAAACAAGGCCTGCCGCACGTCCGCACCGCATGGCTGGACGAACGCGGCGATACCGAAATCCTGCCCACACTCTCCAGCGAATACGGCATCGAACGCGCGCACGACCCGCAAACCGCCCATCTGCGCTTCAACCAAATCACCCGCCCGCGCCGCGCGAAAAGCGGCAGCAACGTAACCCAGCTTCACTATGCGCGCCGCGGCATCATCACGCCCGAAATGGAGTTTGCCGCCATACGCGAACGCATGAAGCTGGACGAACTTTTCAGACGACCCGAATACGCCAAGCTCTTGAAACAGCACGCAGGGCAAAGTTTCGGCGCGAACATCCCGACCCACCCCGACCAAATCACGCCCGAATTCGTGCGCCAAGAAATCGCCGCCGGACGTGCGATTATCCCCGCCAACATCAACCACCCCGAACTCGAACCGATGATTATCGGCCGCAACTTCCGCGTCAAAATCAACGGCAACTTGGGCAATTCCGCCGTAACCTCCAGCCTGACCGAAGAAGTCGAAAAAATGGTGTGGTCGCTGCGTTGGGGCGCGGACACGATTATGGATTTGTCCACCGGCGCGCATATCCACGAGACGCGCGAATGGATTATCCGCAACGCGCCCGTCCCCATCGGTACCGTGCCCATCTATCAGGCTTTGGAAAAAACCGGCGGCATTGCCGAAGATTTGACTTGGGATTTGTTCCGCGACACCTTAATCGAACAGGCGGAACAAGGCGTGGACTATTTCACCATACACGCAGGCGTGTTGCTGCGCTATGTGCCGATGACCGCCAACCGCCTCACCGGCATCGTATCGCGCGGCGGCTCCATCATGGCGAAATGGTGTCTCGCCCACCATCGGGAAAACTTCCTCTACACGCATTTCGACGAAATCTGCGAAATCATGAAAGCCTACGACGTGTCGTTCAGCCTCGGCGACGGCCTTCGCCCCGGCTGCATTGCCGATGCCAACGACGAATCCCAATTTGCCGAGCTGCACACCTTGGGCGAATTGACCGCCAAAGCATGGGAACACGACGTACAAGTCATGATTGAAGGCCCCGGCCATGTGCCGCTGCAACGCGTTAAAGAAAACATGACCGAAGAGCTGCAACACTGCTTTGAAGCGCCTTTCTACACACTCGGCCCGCTCGTTACCGACATCGCCCCCGGCTACGACCACATCACCTCGGGCATAGGCGCAACCAACATCGGCTGGTACGGCACAGCCATGCTCTGCTACGTTACCCCGAAAGAGCATCTCGGCCTGCCCGACAAAGAAGACGTGCGCACCGGCATCATCACCTACAAACTCGCCGCCCATGCCGCTGACCTCGCCAAAGGCTGGCCGGGCGCACAATTACGCGACAACGCTCTGAGCAAGGCGCGTTTCGAGTTCCGCTGGCGCGACCAATTCCGCTTAAGCCTCGACCCCGAACGCGCCGAGAGCTTCCACGACGAAACCCTGCCTGCCGAAGGCGCAAAAATCGCCCACTTCTGCTCAATGTGCGGCCCCAAATTCTGCTCGATGAAAATCACGCAGGAAGTACGCGACTACGCCGACAAGCAAAAAGCCCAGCGGCAGGGCATGGAGGAAAAAGCGGTCGAGTTTGTGAAGAAAGGGGCTGAGATTTACAGTTGA
- a CDS encoding DHA2 family efflux MFS transporter permease subunit, giving the protein MNYPPLTGIRLVLVTLSLSLAVFMEVLDTTIANVAVPVIAGDLGAATTQGTWVITSFAVANAISVPLTGFLAKRMGEVRLFVGSVIGFVITSWLCGISPNLQTLVLFRILQGFVAGPLIPLSQSLLMASYPPEKRTLALALWAMTVVVAPVLGPIFGGWISDNWHWGWIFFINIPIGILSAVIAWQQLRDRETDTVKTPIDYTGLILMIVGIGSLQMMLDRGKELDWFASGEIIVLAVVATVCLTYFIVWELGEKYPIVDLSLFKNRNFTIGVLTTSLGFMVYMGTLTLLPLVLQSNLGYTATWAGLAAAPIGFLPIFLSPLIGRFGNKIDMRLLVTGSFLMFAFTFHWRTDFYAGMDMSSVVWPQFWQGLGVAMFFLPLTTITLSHMKGPQIASASSLSNFLRVFMGGVGVSVVSTMWERREALHHTQLTEHITPYSPDTAEAVRQMAEAGLNGEQAVGLINSTITQQGFIVGSNEIFLAGSILFIIMIPIIWLAKPPFHHDGGGGGH; this is encoded by the coding sequence ATGAATTATCCGCCGTTGACAGGCATCAGGTTGGTCTTGGTTACATTGTCGCTGAGCCTGGCCGTCTTTATGGAAGTATTGGATACGACGATTGCCAATGTTGCCGTCCCCGTTATTGCCGGTGATTTGGGTGCGGCAACGACACAGGGTACCTGGGTGATTACATCATTTGCCGTGGCAAATGCCATTTCCGTACCGCTGACAGGATTTCTTGCGAAGCGGATGGGTGAAGTGCGGCTGTTTGTCGGATCGGTCATCGGTTTCGTGATTACATCTTGGTTGTGCGGTATTTCACCGAATTTGCAAACCTTGGTGCTCTTCCGTATTTTGCAGGGTTTTGTCGCGGGGCCGCTGATCCCTTTGTCCCAAAGCCTTTTGATGGCATCTTACCCGCCCGAGAAGCGGACTTTGGCATTGGCACTTTGGGCGATGACAGTCGTGGTCGCCCCTGTTTTAGGACCGATTTTCGGTGGCTGGATTTCGGACAACTGGCATTGGGGGTGGATATTTTTCATCAATATACCCATCGGCATTTTGTCTGCGGTAATCGCCTGGCAGCAACTGCGCGACCGTGAAACCGATACGGTTAAAACGCCTATTGATTACACTGGGCTGATTTTGATGATCGTCGGTATCGGCTCGTTGCAAATGATGTTGGACAGGGGGAAAGAGCTCGATTGGTTCGCATCGGGTGAAATTATCGTATTGGCAGTCGTTGCAACGGTATGTCTGACTTATTTCATCGTTTGGGAATTAGGTGAAAAATATCCGATTGTCGATTTGTCTTTGTTTAAAAACCGCAACTTTACCATCGGCGTATTGACGACTTCGCTCGGGTTTATGGTGTATATGGGAACGTTGACGCTTTTGCCGCTGGTGTTGCAGTCCAACCTCGGTTATACCGCCACATGGGCGGGATTGGCGGCTGCCCCTATCGGATTTCTGCCGATTTTCCTATCTCCTTTGATAGGGCGGTTCGGCAATAAAATCGATATGCGCCTGTTGGTTACCGGTAGTTTTTTGATGTTTGCCTTTACTTTTCATTGGCGGACAGATTTTTATGCGGGAATGGACATGAGCAGCGTTGTCTGGCCGCAGTTTTGGCAGGGTTTGGGGGTGGCCATGTTCTTCCTGCCGCTGACGACCATTACTCTATCGCACATGAAAGGTCCGCAAATCGCATCGGCAAGCAGTTTGTCGAATTTTCTGCGTGTCTTTATGGGTGGTGTCGGTGTGTCTGTCGTCAGTACCATGTGGGAGCGGAGGGAGGCTTTACATCATACGCAACTGACTGAACATATCACGCCGTATTCTCCGGATACCGCCGAAGCAGTCCGTCAGATGGCAGAAGCGGGTTTGAACGGAGAGCAGGCAGTCGGTCTGATAAACAGTACCATTACCCAACAGGGTTTTATCGTTGGCTCGAATGAGATATTTTTGGCAGGCAGTATTTTGTTCATTATCATGATTCCCATTATTTGGCTGGCGAAGCCGCCTTTCCATCATGACGGAGGCGGAGGAGGGCATTGA
- the ubiM gene encoding 5-demethoxyubiquinol-8 5-hydroxylase UbiM, which yields MSLHSDILVVGAGPAGLSFAAELAGSGLKVTLIEKSPLEVLQNPPYDGREIALTHLSREIMQRLGMWDLIPKDEIYPLRDAKVLNGQSDYQLHFPQPTQARGEPADCLGYLISNHNIRKAAYEVVSKLENVTILTGTGVKEVKTSEDEAQVILENGEVLSGRLLLAADSRFSQTRRQLGISSDMHDYSRTMFVCRMKHTLSNQHTAYECFHYGRTIALLPLEEHLTNTVITVDSDKADTIKKMSPEELAASVKEQLKGRLGDMELVSTIHNYPLVGMIAQRFYGKRSALIGDAAVGMHPVTAHGFNLGLSSADLLAKLILEAEQRGQDIGAASLLEKYSTKHMLHAQPIYHGTNMLLKLFTNETAPAKILRGLVLRASNNFPPLKKLITKQLTG from the coding sequence ATGAGCTTACACAGCGATATTCTCGTCGTAGGTGCGGGACCGGCAGGACTCAGCTTTGCAGCCGAACTGGCCGGAAGCGGTTTAAAAGTTACCCTGATTGAAAAAAGTCCCCTGGAGGTTTTGCAAAATCCGCCTTACGACGGCAGGGAAATCGCCCTAACCCACCTGTCCCGCGAAATTATGCAACGCTTGGGCATGTGGGATTTGATTCCCAAAGACGAAATTTACCCCTTGCGCGATGCAAAAGTCTTGAACGGGCAGTCCGATTACCAACTCCACTTCCCGCAACCGACCCAAGCACGCGGCGAACCTGCCGACTGCTTAGGTTATCTGATTTCAAACCACAATATCCGCAAAGCTGCTTATGAAGTCGTATCCAAACTGGAAAACGTTACCATCCTGACCGGTACCGGCGTCAAAGAAGTCAAAACTTCCGAAGACGAAGCCCAAGTCATCTTGGAAAACGGCGAAGTTTTGAGCGGCCGCCTACTCTTGGCAGCAGACAGCCGCTTCTCCCAAACCCGCCGACAACTGGGCATTTCCTCCGATATGCACGATTACAGCCGCACCATGTTTGTCTGCCGCATGAAGCATACCCTGTCTAACCAGCATACCGCTTACGAATGCTTCCACTACGGCCGCACCATCGCCCTGCTGCCTTTGGAAGAACACCTGACCAACACAGTCATTACCGTCGATAGCGACAAGGCAGACACCATCAAAAAAATGTCTCCCGAAGAATTGGCAGCCAGCGTCAAAGAGCAGCTCAAAGGCCGTTTGGGCGATATGGAATTGGTCAGCACCATTCACAACTACCCCTTGGTCGGCATGATTGCCCAACGCTTTTATGGCAAACGCAGCGCCTTAATCGGCGACGCCGCCGTAGGTATGCACCCTGTTACCGCACACGGTTTCAACTTGGGCTTATCCAGCGCAGACCTCTTGGCAAAACTGATTCTCGAAGCGGAACAACGCGGTCAAGACATCGGCGCCGCCAGCCTGCTGGAAAAATACAGCACCAAGCATATGCTCCATGCCCAACCGATTTACCACGGCACCAATATGCTGCTCAAACTCTTTACCAATGAAACTGCGCCCGCCAAAATCCTGCGCGGCTTGGTATTGCGTGCCAGCAACAACTTCCCGCCGCTGAAAAAACTGATTACCAAACAACTGACCGGCTAA
- a CDS encoding efflux RND transporter periplasmic adaptor subunit: MPNRRKRNMAVVTLLFVLAAIGVAFAYVLFWQHEETTEDAYVAGYLVQITPQVGGTVRKVMFDDTDVVKKGDVLVTLDDSDFQLAYDRAQNELIQAIRQNKQQTAVNSQAKAQVLLRKADLARAQADLRRREALSGTDAISGEELSHARAAVVQAQAALKAVEAEEASAQAALGNNIPVREQPAVQTAVSKIKDAWLNLQRTQIRAPMGGQIAKRNVQVGQRISQGAALMAVVPLTDLWVDANFKESQLRKMKIGQPVEMTADLYGKKVVYHGKVMGLSAGTGSAFSLLPPQNATGNWIKVVQRVPVRISLDSNELKANPLRVGLSMTVKVDIAEAGSGKPMTAAAVKNSAAPETDSVDWAAANALIDKIFEKYAK; encoded by the coding sequence ATGCCGAACAGGCGCAAGCGGAATATGGCAGTGGTTACGCTGCTATTTGTTTTGGCGGCTATTGGCGTGGCTTTTGCTTATGTTTTGTTTTGGCAGCACGAAGAAACAACTGAAGACGCATATGTTGCGGGATATTTGGTTCAGATTACGCCGCAAGTTGGCGGGACAGTGCGCAAAGTCATGTTTGACGACACGGATGTTGTGAAAAAAGGCGATGTTTTGGTTACTCTGGACGACAGTGATTTCCAACTGGCGTATGACAGGGCGCAAAACGAGCTGATTCAGGCAATCCGTCAAAACAAGCAGCAGACGGCAGTCAATTCCCAGGCGAAAGCGCAAGTGTTGCTGCGTAAAGCCGATTTGGCACGCGCTCAGGCAGATTTGCGACGCCGGGAAGCCCTATCCGGTACGGATGCCATTTCCGGTGAGGAGTTAAGTCATGCCCGGGCGGCGGTCGTTCAGGCGCAAGCTGCATTGAAAGCGGTGGAGGCGGAAGAGGCTTCGGCTCAGGCTGCGTTGGGTAACAATATTCCAGTGCGCGAACAACCTGCCGTTCAGACCGCAGTGAGCAAGATTAAAGATGCCTGGCTGAATTTGCAGCGTACACAAATCCGCGCGCCTATGGGCGGGCAGATTGCAAAACGCAATGTCCAAGTCGGACAGAGAATTTCGCAAGGCGCGGCGTTGATGGCAGTTGTTCCCCTGACGGATTTGTGGGTGGATGCCAATTTTAAAGAATCGCAATTACGAAAAATGAAAATCGGACAGCCTGTGGAAATGACTGCCGATTTGTACGGCAAAAAAGTGGTTTACCACGGTAAAGTCATGGGCTTGTCCGCAGGGACGGGCAGCGCGTTTTCTCTTTTACCTCCGCAAAACGCAACGGGCAACTGGATTAAAGTTGTTCAGCGCGTACCGGTCAGAATCAGCCTGGATTCTAATGAATTGAAAGCAAACCCCTTGCGCGTCGGTCTGTCCATGACAGTCAAAGTCGATATTGCAGAAGCGGGTTCGGGTAAGCCGATGACGGCGGCTGCCGTGAAAAATTCGGCAGCTCCGGAAACGGACAGCGTAGATTGGGCGGCGGCTAATGCATTAATCGATAAGATTTTTGAAAAATACGCCAAATAA
- the rpmA gene encoding 50S ribosomal protein L27, protein MASKKAGGSTRNGRDSEAKRLGVKAYGSELIPAGSIIVRQRGTKFHAGDNVGMGKDHTLFAKVDGYVEFKTKGALNRKTVSIRPYTGSEE, encoded by the coding sequence ATGGCAAGTAAAAAAGCAGGCGGTAGCACCCGCAACGGTCGCGATTCAGAAGCCAAACGCTTGGGCGTAAAAGCCTACGGCAGCGAGCTGATTCCGGCAGGTTCCATCATCGTCCGCCAACGCGGTACCAAATTCCACGCCGGCGACAACGTAGGCATGGGCAAAGACCACACTTTGTTCGCCAAAGTTGACGGTTACGTTGAATTCAAAACCAAAGGCGCGCTGAACCGTAAAACTGTCAGCATCCGTCCTTATACCGGTTCTGAAGAATAA